A segment of the Zingiber officinale cultivar Zhangliang chromosome 8B, Zo_v1.1, whole genome shotgun sequence genome:
GCAACAATGCCGAGGAAAAGATAGAGAATTATCATCCCGGTCAATAGCATTCCACGCGAGGCAGGAGACATGAATCCAAGAGCAGCAAAAACAATTGTTACAACTGCCATACCTGTAATTTGTACGCCATCTCCAATCATGACACAGAGAAGCTTTGAGCATGTTGGCTCTCTAAACACATCACCCACAACAAGTTTCCAGCCAGAAAGCTCCTCATTCATCTGAGCTTGGGCTTCTTTGTCCAGCTCTTCATACCTGGTTAAGTCCCTCCGAACTGTTCTCAAGAAAATTACAAAGACGATTCCAGCCAAAAAGAAGATAACCATCAAAGAGTTCATAATTGAGAACCAATGAACCTTTGCACCCTCCATCCTCAGATATGCATCCCACCTTGATGGCCATCTGATGTCACTTTTAACAAATACAACTTCATAGGTAAAAGAGATCTTCTCCTGCTCCCGAATGGTCTGAGACTTGTCCAGCTCCAATGGACAGTTCACAGGCTCAACCTTATCGTACATGTTCAGTTTCAGCATTGCCTCCGGATCACGCTTCACGCTGCAGGGAATCACTTCAAATCCAACAATCTCATATCCATTTTTCTTATCATCAGTTTCTGCTATCATTCCGATCCCCTCTTCTCCCGTGGTCATAACTGCACCACGCCCTTCATACTCATGAACCAACACCTTAAACTTCAAGTGGTTGATGATGTAGTCTTCAGAGCTTCCTGTTGGAGTATACCCAACAGGAAATCCAGTCCATTGAATGACAATACCGTTCGTCTCAGTGAACCTTCTCACAGGAAGATTGTCAAGTATCATGTTCACTTGGTAGAGATCACGTGTCCTCTGTTTCAAAAGTTTGGCCTCTTGCTCATTCAATGACTTTGTGGTGCACAAGTAAAGTGATTCATTGACATTAATACGGAATCGGTACGGAGAGTTATCAATCTGGTCACCCATGAGAAGCTCACCCAAATTCTCTGCACTCTTTTTTATTCCATTTTGTGGAAGGCAATATGGAAGGCTGTAGTAGCTAAACGGGAGCTCAGTCTCAATGGAGGTGAGTGAATTAACTTTGACATATATGGTCTCCCGTGGCGAGTAAGTGTGCATATAACTACCAGGGAGATAAAATGCATTACCAGAGCCACACAACAGAAACACAGCCAGAAAAGCCAATGTAAAGAATGAGAAAGACATCCTCGAGGTCGAAAAGAATCCCATTGGCACTGTTCCTTTATGCTCTTTCTTCTTACAGCTCAGATCTGAGTCCCCAACACCAAATTCCTTCACGATTCACAAGATGATTGAAGAAATCTGCGGCAAAAACAAAGCTGCGCGTCATTCAACCATAAccattcattttttttctcccttCGAATAGATTAGAAATCTTCTAGGTATTAACAGCATCAAAAGCTACtgaaaaaatctaagtaaatcaACACCCAGTCAAATCAAATCTAGAAAGAAACAAAAAGCtctaaattttaagattttttccGCATGACAACCAAGTAATAAACACCTAGATCAAACACTAATAACCCTAAATGGGAAAACAAGTTATCTCTTCCTTCCGCATATTAAAGACAACAGGTCCTGCTCTGCGTGAAATCCGAAAATCACACAGATCTGGAAGATCCGGCCTCCTTGGATCAACAAATGGGGGAAAAAACAACTTTGAGAAAGGACCATAGAGCTTTATTTGGCAGATAAAAACACCAGATCCAGGACTCTAGGTCCGTCGATCTCGACGGAAAATGCAAGGTACGTGCATTGTGGAGAAGAAATTGCATAGATCCGGGGTTGAGGACGAAAGATTACCTCATCGACGGGAAGATCCGACGGCGGCCGGATGCGAGGTGTTCTCAGATCTGTCTCCGCTGAGTGAAGTTTGGAGACGGAACTCGGAAGAATGAGGAGAATGCAACAAACGTTAGAGAAGTAGGGGCGTGGATCGATGAACATGAACCGCTTCGATTGGACCCACCGATTTATTattaaacatataaatttaatatatgctttcttaatatcaaaattttgaattattatatttgattaaattattaaaaatatgagTATGGTAGCTTAAGTGGAATCTGTATCTCAGCAGTCCTATATAATCAGTCCCACGATTATCTATCTATTATTTATGAGAAGATAAATAGAAAAGTTATAATCGATTGGAGAGAACTGTTTTTCTtagttttgattaaaaaaatatgagtATAATCTGGTTaatgtaatttttatttatttatttatttatttatatttttgatattatAGATATCAAAAATATAAATACATCATAAATCCGAAAATATAAACGAGTCACATCTAAATTAAAACTATTCTATAATACATCATAATATTCGAACCGTGAGACTGTAATGTAGCTTTTAAATAAACATAAACTAAACTCGTTATACTTATAAATTAGTATATAATCAACATCATAAATCCGAAAATATAAACCAGTCACATCTAAATTAAAACTATTCTATAATACATCATAATATTCGAACCGTGAGACTGTAATGTAGCTTTTAAATAAACATAAACTAAACTCGTTATACTTATAAATTAGTatataatcaattaataaatcttaaataaaaattaataaatttagttaatttcattGATTAATTCTGAGATGATTAATTCGACTTCACAAAATTTTTCCATCGATCATCAGAATAAATCAGAAAGTACAACAATCAACCAAAAATTTACTACCCAACAATGCATGTTTAGATGGTATAAGATAAATTTATTATCTTAAATATACATAATACATGTATTAGAATTTAGAAATAATAAATTtggataaattatttatttttaacagTGTAATAGATTTGTTAACAATTATAAAGgataataatataattataaagtttattttaaaaagtatatttattaataagtatttaatatattattaaaaattgtaaaataaacgctaaattatttatttttaagcaACTAAGCCTTTTATTTTTTACGACGACCAAACGATCGACGGCTGCTATAGTAGTGCTGCAGGGTTAAATAAGTCATTTTATTATCTCCAGAGATTCTCCGATTCCTATATTTTGTGATCTAGATACGATATCCAAAATCCTCCAATCAGTCGCTGCCACTCATATCCCACATATCTACTCCCTCCCCGGTTTTATTTTCGTCCTCACGTTCTCCACCGCCAAGTTCTTCATAATCTCCAACCCAATCCGTTCCACCTCCACACTCAACCAGGCCATGGCTTCCACCGCTCTCTTCACCTCCTTCGCCGGCCTCCGCCCGCTCAAGCCCATCGACTCCCTCCGGTGTTCCCAAACCCGGTCCTTCCCCGTCCAGTCGATCCGCCGGCCGGGAGCGGCGGTCCGGGCGGAGCTGAGCGCGCCGTTGGTGATCAGCCTCAGCACGGGGCTGTCGCTCTTCCTCGGCCGCTTCGTCTTCTTCGGCTTCCAGCGCGAGAACGTGGCGAAGCAGGTGCCGAAGCAGAACGGGATACCGCACTTCGAGGCCGGCGACGAGCGGGCCAAGGAGTTCGACGGCCTGCTCAAGTCCAACGACCCGGTCGGGTTCAACCTAGTCGATGTGCTCATGTGGGGGTCGATGGGCCACTTCGTCGCCTACTACATCCTCGCCACCACCAGCAACGGCTACAATCCCAATTTCTTTTGACTGATCGAATCGATCGTCGAATCATGTGTCGCATCGATGCGTTTATGTATGTGTACATTTTATTTTCATGAATATATATGATGGGATTGCGTGGCCACGGGACCGCATAGTTTGAAAACACAGTACAAGAATTcacataaaaatatcttaatcgTGTGAAGTAGTTTTTATATATGATTATAAAAAAAACAAGGTAAAAATCAAACATAGCAACCACTTTAATTTTTATATGGAATAGAACacccttttttttaaaaatgagacatttaacaaaaaaaaatactccAAGATTTTTACCTAAAAAACAAAATGTAGACGCATGAGCAAAACAATACACTTGGGGTTCAATGACAAAGATGTATTTATTAGAATCTTGCAGCCGAGCAACATGTTCAGGGAGGGTCTCCATCTGTATAGGATGCCCAAGTGTTCGCTGCTGATATCAAGAACTGCATGGTGTGAAACCATTTTCCACCTAGTTATCTAAAAGttccattctttttttttttctggcAGAGATGATAAATGAAATAACGAAATGGCAAAAACATTATGATCGATAGAAGATGTGACTCTGGTCACTTGAAGGGAGCAATTATTCTTCTCCTAAACTTGGGAGTCTCCCTCTTCAGATACATCTTCTCCATGTCATTCAGAGAGCGGCTTGATCCATCCGGCAAGCTGACAAACCTCACGCCGCCGCCACTTCCACGTTTATCACGAGGGCCTAACTTCTCGACAGTGAAGTTCCATCCTGATGATGGTCGCCTTCTGCTATACTTATGACATTTGACCTCCCTAGCAACCTTGAAAAAAAAAGAGGATGAGAGCTGTAGTCACATGCCAAGCTACTCCAATTATCCAGAAAAGTCTGTCAAAATACACCATAATCGGGCATGGCAGATCATTTATAAGGATATAATTTAATCTTCTTAGAAGAACATCATGTTAAAGGATTCACTTATTCACGACAGCAATTACAATTACTCGATATCAGTGAAGATCAATGCAAACAACCAAATATTGGAGCTGCTTTTTAACCATAATATCAAAAGAGGAAACATAATTGCAAAAAATCAGTAGAAACAAGCATAAAGCCTTGAAAACTTGCCAGGCCAGGTTCTGTTGGAAAGTAAACCTAAAGTTCAGTCTACTTAGAGGACCAGAACCCAAATAGTGGCGAAGGAGGAGGGCAAGTAGTCATTTCTCGTCTACTTTGGAAGAAGAACAAAAAGCAagtaaaaaagaaagaaataatttaGCTATCTAATCTTTTACCCACTCACAGTTCCAGAAGTGTGTGGGAGTAGAGAGAAGGGAAAAtatgttgaaaaattaagttCAACTACCGCATGTCTGGCAACAACAAAATCAAAGGATTAGAGTTATCatttcctcttctctctctctctctccttttaggtagacaaaaagaaaaaagaaaaaaaaaacctcccTTCACTCTTCCACCCCCCTCTTCCCTTATTACCTACCAGTCTTCCTTTCTTTCCCCTCTTCCTTCCCTCAAGTAGATACAAAATAACTGATTCCTCAGCTCCATCCAGGGACAGCTATCTGTTAATTAAGTTAAATGCTAGTAAAGACAAATGATAAAGCAGATTATTATGCTTCCAtctgttttatttttcttgtacATTTTCTGCTCTAAACCCATCCAAAAAGCAGCTAGCGCCATGGAGATTCAAGCCCCCAAAATTAAATAACTAATTATGCTATGTGAGGTCCAATGGAGGATCACTTATGGTCCCAATTTGGTACAGCAAATATTACGTGGCAATAAATAATTAAGCTGAATTGAAGATAGTTGATTCGTGTGGCCACTATATGCCATGACAATTTGCCCATAGAAAATATGGTGAAAAAAAGTTGTTGCACTGATATGCAATATTGAAAAGCAGAAGACCAAAGGAAAAAAAACTAACATACTAAACTTCTCTAATCCCTTACATCCAAGTAAAAGAAATATCAAATATTAGGCAAGCAAATGGAACAACTAAATATGCGAATAATGGCTGAATAGACTATTTACTTGATATATCACGCATCTAATCCACAGTTAAATCACTCAATTTGTATTTGATAATAGAAACATTCACTAATCTCTATATCATATGTTTCTAGCGTTAGTAATGCATCCTTCTGCGTTGAATGCGATAATGAAAGTTTTCTTAAGAGAACTTACTTTCTTCTTGTTGAAGTTCAATCTTTGCACAAACTCTTCATACaacatttgatcttccttcattGAGATCTCATAAAGAACTTCATCAGGGTCCCTTGTTATTCCATCCCAGTCCTCAGGCATAACCTTGAAATTAGGTTTGTAAGGAAGAGAAGCAACATGAAATTCCCTATCATGGGAAGTGAAAAACCTgcaatttcataaaaaaaaatatataaatatctaACTTATATAAAATTCACTATAATCATACATAAACTCCTTGAAACAAATTCACAATAGCTCGAATGTTTCATTAAAGGATAAAGAAACACCCTGCAtttgaaatcaaattaaattagtttGCATATCCTGATTCAATTTATGGAAAAAACAAATATACACCAAAACTAGCAAGACACTAGTGAACCATAGATGTTATCATGTAATACAACAAAAAACTACGAGTTCCAATTATTTGGCATTAGCTACAAGGTTCAAACTCTAGACAAATATATCACCAGTAGTATCACAATCTTTAAAGTTACTCTTAGAGCAGTGTAAGTAGAGTTATTTTCTCCATTGATTCCTCACATTACCCTATTTGATTAAACTTattctaaattataatttattgattatttttggaCATATTCATGTCATCttctaatttctatcttttatcaTCTGCTGAAGTTACACCTAGCCTCTCTAGACAGTAGCACTTTAGTTTTTCTCAGAACCTCATACATCAATCTAAACATTCTCATCTTTGTTATACAAATTTATGGTATGAGTTTTTCTAACTAACCAACACACTAACAAGTTTTTCTTTTAACATAATGCACATAGTGGTTGCACAAAGCTCTAGAAGCTTCTCTTAATTTTAACCATCCACTTTTATCCATCTTATTAATGATATCTTAGTGTTGAATAATGGATCCAAGATATTTAAAACTCTCACCACCACCCCTCACTTCTTTTCTTATTGGCGAAACTATATTTCAAAAATCTGATTGCAATTCAACTTGGTTTAAAACAATTTGCCCTCAAACTTCTCACATAGTTAAAGCTTCATGAACATTACaactaaatttttatcaaataGCACACTATCAATTACAAATAATGTACAACAAGAAGGTTTATCGTGAATTTAACTAGTAGGTACATACTATtataaagataataaattgatccTTCATCAAAATTATAGGGAAAACATTTATTACACCCCTAGTAACTCTAATACTAGTATTGTATATACTCTTTATCACATCAACATATGAAAATAAACTTTTCTACATATTTATTGATTGTGTTACTGAACAAATAACAACTCCTAAAATATTTTAGGTATGAAACCAAATtggttttcaaaaatttctaTTTCATAACTAATTCTCCTCTTAATTGCCCTTTTCTAAAATGTCATAGGATGTGACTCATCATTTTAGTCATCTATAGTTAAACACAACATTACATATCACCTTGGGTCATATAAATTGGTACAAAAAAGAATTTCTCCACTTATTGAGCATCTcctaatttcttagaattttattaaatgatttatttaattaaattacacCTTGGTCTCCCAAAATATTATGAACTTCAATATGGATATCATAAGTGTCCACACTGCATATTTTTGATCTAATGTTACAAATAAATTCATGATACATAAAATTACTTGTAAAAAACAGTTCTTCATCTTGCATAGATATTTATCACAAAAAGTTATATTACCAAGTATCAAAAACAAGTTTGTTTCCTATAATGTACAATATCTCATAGCCAAGGCATGGAAATGTTTCCAGTCCTTGACTACAACATACCTAATCATAGCTGTTGTCAATATTCACAATTCCAGATCAATTTCTCTCTCAAAGTTACCTCACCAATCTCCTTGTAGATTTGAGGATTTCAGATCTATGCCCACATATTGTAAAAACAATTTTAATTCGACTTTTGGTATAAAGGTtaagaatatataaaagaaacACACATTATACTCAGAAAATGAAGGGGAGAAAGCATGACTTTTTGTTGCTTCCATTACtgctaaattcattttcaaaactaaaaatcaAATAGTACCAATTTTGTAatctcaattatatatatatatatatatatatatatatatatatatatatgtgtgtgtgtgtgcgcgtgTGTGTTGCCCACCTTACACCACACACCCTGTGAGTACCTAgtgtaattgattttttttaagctCTCGGTTATCCCAATCAGATTTTGCCTTTAGGAATTAGAggttgggttatagtattaagcacaaaaatattttcaaatcgaaaaaaaaatttaaggtgcACACGAGATGTGCGGTGTAAGGTGGGCAACATATGAAAACTCCACACATACACACAGAGATCATTAAAAGCATATCACTTACATAGGAATATGTATCTTAAATTGACCTCTATGAGACTTGTAGAACTACACAATTCAAATGAAACACTAAAAAATGAGATGGTATTAAAAGAAAGAAATCTTAAGTGTAACTTAAAAGTGAATTGCACAGAGTATGCGATCCATTGGTCCTTATATGTGCTAGTCTCATTTAAGTGGCACTGGTCCGTAAGATTGGTTAATCTGCCAATCCATAGCAGCCGTGAGTTGCAGCCTCTGCCACAACACACAACTGCATAGTCTTTCCAACCTTGCAAAGTAAATATCACAATAAATTTTAGAGGGACAGTAAAAAACAATCTTAACTTGTTAATCAATAAATATCCAAGTAGTGTATAGTCAGGTGAATCTCATGAGCATCACTCCTATGGATAATTCACTTGGCTTCATGACAAAGTAAGCAAACTCCATACCTAACAATAGTGTATGGTAGCAAAAGAGAAATCTCTTCTGTACCTTCTTTGTCAAAAATAATTCATCATATAATACCACAGGCAAATGGATGAATGTCAACCAATACTGTACAGAGTTAAACCttaaattgataacaaaaaataaaatactgcaTCGGTGCATCCCTTCAAGTCTGAAACTTATTGAAGAACAATAAATATCATCATTCATACAGTGCATGGAAGAAACTAATTTTCTATGACAAAAACAAGTGTTGCAATCTTATAAACCCGGATGattattgcaaaaaaaaaaagttcttttCAAGATTCACTATGATCATAAAAATGAAGCCAGTTCCGTATGTCAAAATATCTATTCCCTAATAGTACATTCATATCACAAGAAATCAAAGGAACTTCCAAAGCGTGGATTTTCTACAAATCAAATTCTGTCACATTCGAACAAGAAAAAAACCTGACAAAAACATGAACCTTGTTTTGTTTTCTTGCGGTGAGTATTAGCTTGATGGGCACGAATTATTGGCTAAATTATTAAACTCAGCTAGAAGATGATAGTAGAGTCATTAGCGACTTATACACCTTAAAATtacacccaaaaaaaaaaaatctaaaatgatGCTAATTGGTTGTCAAAATTTTCTCAAGAAATTAAACACaagcaaaataaattttaaattaaataattcaaaTTGCTTTTTTCTTTGCAAAATGACACCTCCATAACTATCCAATTCTActctagtttatatatatatatatatatatatatataccaactAGTTTCTAGAAACTTTCTACAAAATTCAACAACCTATGCAATCAGCATGTGCTTTAATGCAGAGTTTGCAGCTTATGCATCAGAGTTCAGATAGCACGTACTATACCGGAGGAGGAAAATTAAGCAATAAGGTATCGGAAAAAGAATAGTTTCTGTCCCTGAACTAACTTACTCAGGGAAGTTATCTAGCAAGATCTCGATAGAATCATCCAATGGCTTGCCctgcttcttctcctcttcttcctccatctgcttcagccataggatggCGTGCACTCTCTGCCGCATGATCCGGTAGTCCTTGGCTAGCCTCTCCACCGTGTACACCTCTGGGTTTTCTTTATGGAGCCGGTACATCTCCGCCTTCTCGGAGTCCTTCAGATACGCTCCCCTAATCCCAGGTTCCCTTACCTGCTTCAGAAGATGACACGTCTCCTTCATCTTGTCCCCCCACCCATCGACGAATGCCTTGTTTTGCTTATTGTCCTTATCCAGTGCCCGCATCAGTTCGTCCTCCTCGTCCATAGTTTTCACCTGGTCCACCATCTCGCTCGTGGTGGGATTGACCTGGCGACCCACGGCCTGCCCATCAAAGTGATCCTTCGTCAACCCTGTGGACCACGAAGAAACCTCTCCCCAGCCTAGACCGCCGGAGGCAGCGGACTGGGACTGTTCGGAGTCGCCCCAGatcttatcccaagcttcatcctTTTCTCCCCGACTAGCATCTCCATCTCCGCCGCTTCCAGATGAGGAGCCGGAGAAGTGCTGGATCGAGCTCAGAGCGACCAATCCAAACACACGGCTAGACTCGGCAGATGGAAGAGGAGGCGAGGGTGCTTTGGGGACGGAGGAAAGGCTGCGCCGTAAGAGGAGGGTTCGGACGGACGACAACATCTCCGATCGAGAAGCAACAGAACTGTACAAGAATTTTCTACGACTGCGCAGCTTCTTCCGCCGTGATCGGAGATGGTTCTTTGAGTGTTTGAACCCGTTGCTAGGGTTTATGTGGCTCTGCACATTGCCGTGATCCCCcccccaaaagaaaaaaaaaaaatcccagcATCAGAGCCGTCCAGGCTTCGCCCAGTGGCGGCGACTCGATGAAGAAAGCTTTTGTGAACCGTTCGATTCTCCACCAAGACAAAATgagttttcattttcttttacttGGAAAAAATTTCTTTACTTAATTAAAAGGTTTTTGTCttagaaaacaaaaattaaaagatcGTCGTCACCTTGGCTGTTCTCAGGGTAACCCCACCCATTTTAAAAACTGAGTAAATTATAAAGGATATTTTTCATAACATCCCGGCCTTCATATCTGACATAGGAAGGTCAGACATGTAAAATGATATTTTGCACGGGCTAGAAATGGATTCAAGATTTATTATAGTAATATCTATATAAATACTAACTGCATTAGGGATGATAATAGAATGAGATGGATTTATCATCCTAACTTTGTCATTTATTTATTATCGGAGGCCTCCGGACGGCTTCCAGACGGCCTCCCACCGCTTGCTcggaataaaaattataatttggtAGGGACGATGAACCCAGGAAAGGATTGCAACAATTTACGATCGGATCACGGTCACGATCCGACTGTAAATACAAGTGACACATCCTCTGAACCACAAAAAAGTGATCCAAGAGATTTGTGTTCTATCCTCGTCTCTGAATTATATCCCCATCCTCATCCCCATTCCCATCTTCAATTTTTTCTAATCGGAGAATCTTGGCCCAGCTCTATGAGGATTAAATCCCAATCTCAATCCTCATCTTTGATTTCTTATATCGGAGAATCTCATCCCCTATTGTTTCTAATCGCGTAAATCCTAACTTGCGAACATTGTTTAGCGAGAAATATAAATGATAATTTTTTCTGATCCTTGACAGGGAGAAAAAGAAGTCTCGAAACCAAAGTTAACCTCACaaacaaattaaataaaacaTTACATTCAAGAATGACGATTACTTCtgccataataaaaaatgatatgctatgtttcaaAAAGCTTATGCCATGATAAAAAATGTTAATAACTCAAAGTGTGTTcaaccaacataaacaacaaGTAAGGTAATTACTTCTGAAAATGACATAAACCAACAAGGAACAAGAACAAAGAGGGAAACCAACAAGGAGAATTACAGATGACTAAAAATATCTGGAGAATACATATTAAAATCATAAGACTAAATCAGCATGGAAAATTATAGATGTTGATCAGCTAACTTCCGGAACGTCACAATTTTCTCTACGTATCCACATGGA
Coding sequences within it:
- the LOC122016996 gene encoding protein GAMETE CELL DEFECTIVE 1, mitochondrial-like → MLSSVRTLLLRRSLSSVPKAPSPPLPSAESSRVFGLVALSSIQHFSGSSSGSGGDGDASRGEKDEAWDKIWGDSEQSQSAASGGLGWGEVSSWSTGLTKDHFDGQAVGRQVNPTTSEMVDQVKTMDEEDELMRALDKDNKQNKAFVDGWGDKMKETCHLLKQVREPGIRGAYLKDSEKAEMYRLHKENPEVYTVERLAKDYRIMRQRVHAILWLKQMEEEEEKKQGKPLDDSIEILLDNFPEFFTSHDREFHVASLPYKPNFKVMPEDWDGITRDPDEVLYEISMKEDQMLYEEFVQRLNFNKKKVAREVKCHKYSRRRPSSGWNFTVEKLGPRDKRGSGGGVRFVSLPDGSSRSLNDMEKMYLKRETPKFRRRIIAPFK
- the LOC122016995 gene encoding transmembrane 9 superfamily member 12-like, yielding MGFFSTSRMSFSFFTLAFLAVFLLCGSGNAFYLPGSYMHTYSPRETIYVKVNSLTSIETELPFSYYSLPYCLPQNGIKKSAENLGELLMGDQIDNSPYRFRINVNESLYLCTTKSLNEQEAKLLKQRTRDLYQVNMILDNLPVRRFTETNGIVIQWTGFPVGYTPTGSSEDYIINHLKFKVLVHEYEGRGAVMTTGEEGIGMIAETDDKKNGYEIVGFEVIPCSVKRDPEAMLKLNMYDKVEPVNCPLELDKSQTIREQEKISFTYEVVFVKSDIRWPSRWDAYLRMEGAKVHWFSIMNSLMVIFFLAGIVFVIFLRTVRRDLTRYEELDKEAQAQMNEELSGWKLVVGDVFREPTCSKLLCVMIGDGVQITGMAVVTIVFAALGFMSPASRGMLLTGMIILYLFLGIVAGYVGVRLWRTIKGGSEGWRSLCWSIACFFPGIVFVVLTVLNFILWGSKSTGAIPISLYFTLLSLWFCISVPMTLVGGFMGTRSEEIQFPVRTNQIPREIPARKYPSWLLILGSGTLPFGTLFIELFFILSSIWLGRFYYVFGFLLVVLILLVTVCAEVSVVLTYMHLCVEDWRWWWKSFFASGSVALYVFLYSINYLVFDLRSLSGPVSAILYLGYSLIMSVAIMLSTGTIGFLVSFYFVHYLFSSVKID
- the LOC122016997 gene encoding photosystem I reaction center subunit V, chloroplastic-like; this encodes MASTALFTSFAGLRPLKPIDSLRCSQTRSFPVQSIRRPGAAVRAELSAPLVISLSTGLSLFLGRFVFFGFQRENVAKQVPKQNGIPHFEAGDERAKEFDGLLKSNDPVGFNLVDVLMWGSMGHFVAYYILATTSNGYNPNFF